A single Parabacteroides timonensis DNA region contains:
- a CDS encoding MATE family efflux transporter — protein MSKLKMDYAGGSIGKLFIKQLIPNILGMVFGALFIIVDGIFVGNGLGSDALAAINIVVPIFTVMTGIGLMFGMGAAIIATIQLSRGKRGNANVVITESFIISSLLMLLCSIIGVCFPDEIVILLGAPSAIVSQASEYLITFACFSVFQMALSSLPFFVRISSPNYSLLCLSVATILNIILDYLFIFVFKWGLFGAAFATGLGQTVGTIMLICFLMRRSSPIRFVKPRINGRNIRFALSNTVSICRLGFPVLLSEITISIMAVTGNYIFSRYIGVDGVAAFSVINYLFPVVFMVFNAVIQSAQPIVSYNYGLRQPDRYIKAVRLALFSAIGISIFFVLVSTLFNQTIVSMFIPDITNPAGILASEGLPYFSLDFIFFGINVVAIGYYMSIGNVKRALVFTTIRGILPVICFLILPVWFGTVGIWLSVPVAEILSASVVAVVVFAKRRQQQF, from the coding sequence ATGTCAAAATTAAAAATGGACTATGCAGGCGGAAGTATCGGGAAGTTGTTTATTAAACAATTAATTCCTAATATCCTGGGAATGGTATTCGGTGCCCTGTTTATTATTGTCGACGGAATATTTGTGGGAAATGGTCTTGGTAGCGATGCACTGGCCGCCATCAATATAGTAGTTCCGATCTTCACCGTCATGACCGGTATAGGCCTGATGTTTGGTATGGGAGCGGCAATTATTGCAACGATCCAGCTATCAAGAGGAAAACGAGGTAATGCAAATGTGGTGATAACCGAGTCATTCATCATCTCCTCACTATTGATGCTCCTGTGTTCCATCATTGGAGTATGTTTTCCGGACGAAATTGTGATCTTGCTTGGGGCTCCTTCGGCTATCGTTAGCCAGGCCAGCGAATACCTGATCACGTTTGCATGTTTTTCAGTGTTCCAGATGGCCCTGAGTTCGCTACCGTTCTTTGTCAGGATAAGCAGCCCTAATTACAGTTTACTCTGTTTAAGTGTTGCCACAATACTAAATATTATACTCGACTACCTGTTTATCTTTGTTTTCAAATGGGGATTATTCGGTGCAGCTTTTGCAACAGGACTGGGACAGACCGTAGGTACGATCATGCTTATCTGTTTCCTGATGAGAAGATCTTCACCCATACGATTCGTCAAACCTCGTATCAACGGGAGAAATATACGGTTTGCTCTAAGCAATACAGTTTCGATCTGTCGATTAGGATTTCCAGTGTTATTAAGTGAAATAACCATTTCAATCATGGCAGTAACCGGCAATTATATATTCAGCCGTTATATCGGAGTGGATGGAGTGGCAGCCTTTAGTGTAATAAACTATCTGTTTCCTGTTGTATTCATGGTTTTCAATGCTGTTATACAGTCTGCACAACCGATTGTCAGCTATAATTATGGATTAAGACAACCTGACCGTTATATAAAAGCCGTCCGGCTGGCTTTATTCTCGGCAATAGGTATCAGTATATTCTTTGTTCTGGTATCCACTTTATTCAATCAAACGATTGTATCGATGTTTATACCCGACATAACCAATCCTGCCGGAATATTGGCCTCTGAAGGATTACCTTATTTCTCGTTAGATTTTATTTTCTTCGGGATCAATGTAGTCGCTATTGGATATTACATGTCGATTGGCAATGTCAAACGGGCACTAGTATTCACTACGATACGTGGAATACTACCGGTGATCTGCTTTTTGATCCTGCCAGTGTGGTTTGGCACAGTAGGTATCTGGCTATCGGTTCCGGTTGCTGAAATACTTTCGGCTTCTGTTGTTGCTGTTGTTGTTTTCGCAAAGCGAAGACAACAACAGTTTTAA
- a CDS encoding helix-turn-helix transcriptional regulator, whose protein sequence is MEKDLSLFNGAFWYDEMNLDILLNYPFRMEGGFILLCIEGEAVVSVGVQKCEITRNTEMIVLPGTTFYLLNASDTFRVRILTFPKDMYDEVSLRLGVPFSSYLRETPSFTYPIGSPLLKKIEVWMDMGKLIYEDKGNQFNALMLRNFIQNYLLWLYDKCIHYFEQTVGKFSRKQERYHQFMSLLDTHCREQRDALFYADKLCITLSYLRMVCHACSSFASPKEIIDKRVILEIKVLLQSTDYTIQEISQLLHFPDQSYLGRYFKRHTGMSASEYREL, encoded by the coding sequence ATGGAAAAAGATCTTTCACTCTTTAACGGAGCATTCTGGTATGATGAGATGAACCTGGATATACTGCTTAACTATCCGTTCAGGATGGAGGGTGGTTTTATTTTGTTGTGCATAGAAGGGGAAGCTGTGGTGTCGGTCGGTGTACAGAAATGTGAGATCACGCGGAATACGGAAATGATTGTTTTACCGGGTACTACTTTTTATCTGTTGAATGCTTCGGATACGTTTCGTGTCAGGATATTGACTTTCCCAAAAGATATGTATGATGAGGTAAGTCTTCGTCTGGGAGTTCCTTTTTCCAGTTATCTTCGTGAAACACCCAGTTTTACTTATCCTATAGGCTCTCCACTGCTAAAAAAAATCGAAGTATGGATGGATATGGGAAAACTGATCTATGAAGATAAAGGTAATCAGTTTAATGCTTTGATGTTGCGTAATTTTATACAGAACTATCTTTTATGGTTGTATGATAAGTGTATACATTATTTTGAGCAAACAGTAGGTAAGTTTAGCCGCAAACAGGAGCGGTATCACCAGTTCATGTCTTTGCTCGATACCCATTGCCGCGAGCAACGTGATGCTTTGTTCTATGCCGATAAACTTTGTATCACGCTCTCGTACCTCCGGATGGTCTGTCATGCCTGTAGTTCCTTTGCTTCACCGAAAGAGATTATTGACAAACGGGTGATCCTGGAAATAAAAGTGCTACTTCAATCTACCGACTACACGATACAGGAGATATCCCAGTTGCTCCATTTTCCGGATCAGTCTTATTTGGGACGTTATTTTAAAAGGCATACGGGGATGTCGGCAAGTGAATACAGGGAATTGTAA
- a CDS encoding DEAD/DEAH box helicase: protein MPENHLLIIALSNHSNLGPLLIPYFAREVSPGVISVEEQVSHAGKKNNLSELERQIIAIAESYSEKNLMKVYSKERTVTGFLKSVTTDMRQKLIRPFIDKKIRQMIRLMQIHKIPVYNKEAGVKLLYEHDRVLFFEHVAEVSFRFEITEQTFRYTAICKMNGEEISLQQKRRFMVFSSKPAVLFLDSHLLVFKRIEAARLVPFRFKRYVEVPVAELNKYMEKVVLPLISDYPAIPMGFDIIRESCACVPELSVERSINDDPVLQLHFRYGDHSFSPGQEPRYAYPSLKEEEGKPVVYYFVRDIRLEQTYVDLLKQWGFRQVSDTQFARNDLEGDHTFVDWLQQHRQELQACFSFVKKETSLSFYFGEVSLTQEIASSPDWFDIRITVRIGDYQFPFIRFKKNILEGKREFILPDGQIALLPEDWFEKYSDLFALGDGKQEEIRVRKMHLGLVAALEEGQDSIQKEYVRKESVAVPPKIKATLRPYQQEGFSWLVHLAVNGFGGCLADDMGLGKTLQTISLLQHVYDPSEPVCIEYTPVSSGKVTVDQDGQFSFFSEGLPVETEHDTVNFRVETQQNLPATLIVVPTSLLPNWKREIRKFSSLSVYSYTAITEQKRKDPCKSFSRYNIVLITYGLLRRDIDLLENYRFTYVILDESQNVKNPASATYHAVVRLKSDHRLVLTGTPIENSLKDLWAQFNFINPGLLGSSDGFRKHFILPITKEGNEKVGKRLQQIIRPFFLRRTKLQVAPELPPLTEEVIYCEMTPEQREIYLKEKNVLRNTILQERNKNSFVALNGITRLRQLANHPQMVMPVYLGGSGKMEQILDAFETLVSEGHKVLIFSSFVTHLNLLARAFIERQWKYAMLTGSTLDREKEITRFSTQSDVSAFFISLKAGGVGLNLTDADYVFIIDPWWNPAAELQAEGRAHRIGQEKQVFVYRFITADTIEEKIRNLQESKSELAETFISENDPLKLLTDREWEELL, encoded by the coding sequence ATGCCGGAAAATCATCTTTTGATAATCGCATTAAGTAACCATTCCAATCTGGGACCTTTGCTTATTCCTTATTTTGCCAGGGAGGTATCGCCGGGGGTGATCAGTGTGGAGGAACAGGTTTCGCACGCCGGAAAAAAAAATAATCTGTCTGAATTGGAAAGACAGATTATCGCTATTGCCGAAAGCTACTCGGAGAAAAATCTAATGAAGGTCTATTCGAAGGAACGAACGGTTACCGGTTTTCTGAAGTCGGTGACGACAGATATGCGGCAAAAGCTGATTCGTCCTTTCATTGATAAGAAGATCAGGCAAATGATCCGACTGATGCAAATTCATAAAATACCGGTATATAATAAGGAGGCAGGAGTGAAGTTGCTTTATGAGCATGACCGGGTGTTGTTTTTCGAACATGTGGCAGAAGTTTCTTTTCGTTTTGAGATTACGGAGCAGACCTTTCGTTATACTGCAATTTGTAAAATGAATGGTGAAGAGATCTCATTACAGCAAAAACGGCGGTTTATGGTCTTTTCTTCTAAACCGGCAGTATTGTTTCTTGACAGCCATCTGCTTGTTTTTAAGCGGATAGAAGCGGCGCGGCTTGTTCCTTTCCGGTTTAAACGGTATGTGGAGGTTCCGGTTGCGGAATTAAATAAATATATGGAGAAGGTGGTGCTTCCATTGATAAGCGATTATCCTGCCATTCCTATGGGTTTTGATATCATTCGTGAGTCGTGTGCCTGTGTTCCGGAGTTGTCGGTCGAGAGATCGATCAATGATGATCCGGTCTTACAACTCCACTTTCGTTATGGCGACCATTCCTTTTCTCCGGGACAGGAACCCCGTTACGCTTATCCGTCTTTGAAGGAAGAGGAGGGGAAGCCGGTTGTATATTACTTTGTACGTGATATCAGACTGGAGCAAACCTATGTCGACCTGTTAAAGCAATGGGGGTTCCGACAGGTGTCCGATACCCAGTTTGCCAGGAATGACCTGGAGGGAGATCATACTTTCGTCGATTGGTTGCAGCAACATCGACAGGAACTACAAGCCTGTTTTTCTTTTGTAAAAAAGGAAACTTCTCTTTCTTTCTATTTTGGCGAAGTGTCGTTGACACAGGAGATTGCCTCTTCCCCTGATTGGTTCGATATCCGAATAACTGTCAGGATTGGTGATTATCAGTTCCCTTTTATCCGTTTTAAGAAAAATATTCTGGAAGGGAAACGCGAATTTATTCTACCTGACGGTCAGATCGCTCTGTTGCCGGAAGACTGGTTTGAGAAATACAGTGACCTCTTTGCTTTAGGCGATGGAAAGCAGGAGGAGATTCGGGTTCGTAAAATGCACTTGGGGCTTGTTGCCGCATTGGAAGAAGGACAGGATTCTATACAAAAAGAATATGTACGGAAAGAGTCGGTGGCAGTACCTCCGAAGATAAAAGCGACTTTACGCCCTTACCAGCAGGAGGGTTTCTCCTGGTTGGTTCATTTGGCGGTAAACGGTTTCGGTGGTTGCCTGGCTGATGACATGGGGCTGGGTAAAACCTTGCAGACTATTTCTTTATTGCAACATGTATATGACCCGAGCGAACCGGTCTGTATAGAATATACTCCGGTATCATCGGGAAAAGTGACGGTAGATCAGGACGGACAATTCTCCTTTTTTAGCGAAGGACTACCTGTTGAGACAGAGCACGATACGGTTAATTTCAGGGTAGAGACTCAACAAAACCTACCGGCGACTTTGATCGTTGTTCCTACTTCTTTACTTCCGAACTGGAAAAGGGAAATACGGAAGTTTAGTTCATTAAGCGTTTATTCTTATACTGCTATTACAGAGCAAAAGCGGAAAGACCCTTGTAAGAGTTTCAGCCGTTATAATATCGTTCTGATCACCTATGGATTACTTAGAAGGGATATCGACTTGTTAGAAAATTATCGTTTTACTTATGTGATACTGGACGAAAGCCAGAATGTAAAGAATCCGGCATCGGCAACCTATCATGCGGTAGTCCGTTTGAAAAGCGATCATCGTCTGGTATTGACCGGAACACCGATCGAGAATTCTCTAAAGGATCTTTGGGCGCAATTTAACTTTATCAATCCCGGTCTGCTAGGTTCTTCTGACGGTTTTCGGAAACATTTTATTCTTCCGATCACCAAAGAAGGAAATGAGAAGGTTGGAAAAAGATTACAACAAATTATACGTCCTTTTTTCCTGCGACGTACGAAGTTACAAGTAGCACCGGAACTTCCCCCGTTGACGGAAGAAGTAATTTATTGTGAGATGACACCGGAGCAACGTGAGATTTATCTAAAAGAGAAAAACGTCCTGCGTAATACGATTTTGCAGGAACGAAACAAAAACTCTTTTGTCGCTTTAAACGGTATTACCCGTTTGCGTCAGCTGGCAAACCATCCACAAATGGTTATGCCTGTGTATCTGGGCGGTTCGGGAAAGATGGAGCAGATATTGGACGCTTTCGAGACATTGGTCAGCGAAGGGCATAAAGTCTTAATATTTTCTTCTTTCGTCACTCATCTTAATCTGTTGGCAAGAGCTTTTATTGAACGACAATGGAAATATGCAATGCTTACAGGCAGCACACTCGACAGAGAAAAAGAGATTACCCGCTTCTCTACCCAAAGCGATGTCTCTGCCTTTTTCATATCCCTGAAGGCGGGTGGAGTTGGTTTGAACCTGACGGATGCCGATTATGTGTTTATCATCGATCCCTGGTGGAATCCGGCAGCTGAACTACAAGCCGAAGGTCGTGCACATCGTATCGGGCAGGAAAAGCAAGTCTTCGTATATCGTTTCATCACTGCGGACACGATTGAAGAAAAGATACGTAACCTACAGGAATCCAAGAGTGAACTGGCCGAAACCTTTATCTCTGAAAACGATCCGTTAAAGTTGTTGACAGACCGTGAATGGGAAGAGTTATTGTGA
- a CDS encoding uracil-DNA glycosylase family protein has protein sequence MEINELSSKFNSLINNEIIELDRRLQIFDSECKLYKGIQILMTPLVYKPKILFVGINPGDGYYKNEGEGKPVSITDNINPHNNNLFSDYRKAHPWPIARLMTSLFSDKKDFYQLRDDMVWTNCFPIATHTERDLNNLFKEADTWMAKKERDGEFVGRYRCYPCCHRFIHELALLIEPKIIICLGKRAFEEFLKEDYTETKDIEVINNSFKRKLAVLKGGIPVIGFNRFYSSLAKGVDVVWLRDMIINTINK, from the coding sequence ATGGAAATAAATGAATTGAGTAGTAAATTTAATAGCTTAATAAATAATGAGATAATTGAGCTTGATAGGCGTCTTCAGATATTTGATTCCGAATGTAAGTTATATAAAGGGATACAGATATTAATGACTCCTTTGGTATATAAACCTAAAATATTGTTTGTTGGAATTAATCCAGGAGACGGTTATTATAAAAATGAAGGAGAAGGAAAACCTGTATCAATAACAGATAATATAAATCCTCATAATAATAATCTTTTTAGTGATTATCGTAAGGCGCATCCTTGGCCGATTGCGCGATTGATGACTTCTTTATTTTCTGACAAGAAGGATTTTTATCAATTGAGAGATGACATGGTTTGGACTAATTGTTTTCCGATAGCAACACATACTGAACGGGATTTGAATAATTTGTTTAAGGAAGCAGATACCTGGATGGCTAAAAAAGAGAGAGATGGTGAATTTGTTGGGCGATATAGATGTTATCCTTGTTGTCATCGTTTTATTCATGAATTGGCTTTATTAATAGAACCTAAGATTATTATTTGTCTAGGAAAGAGGGCCTTTGAAGAGTTTCTAAAGGAAGATTATACCGAGACTAAGGATATTGAAGTTATTAATAATTCCTTTAAACGGAAATTGGCAGTCTTGAAAGGCGGAATTCCTGTGATAGGTTTTAATCGATTTTATAGTTCATTGGCCAAAGGTGTTGATGTAGTGTGGTTGCGGGATATGATAATTAATACAATTAATAAATAA